The genomic DNA TTCGTGACCGGGGAAAGTATGATGCAAATTTCGATTGGGGCAGGGGAACCGTGCGTGACTTTTCTTGTCCCTTCGTCACCTGCACCAATGACTGGCTACACTGTCAACGTCCCTCGACGTGAAGTCCTCGACTTGGACATCACTGTGGAACAGGCAATGCAGTTCTGCATTTCATGTGGAGTTCTCTCACCTGGGCATCAAAAAATGACACCAGAGAAATTCAAAGAGCTCGTCGAACAAGGGCTGATTCGAGCGAGTATTTCTCCACAACAAACAATGCAGGGAGCGCCCATGCCGACGGGGCAAAAGTGGATCGCTCCTGCTCATCCGCTTGATATCAACGTAGAAGATGGAGACGAGGACTAATGGCAACTGAGCAGCGAATCATTCGTATTGCCACACGTGAAAGCCAACTTGCCATGTGGCAGGCGAACTACATTGCCGATCGCCTGCGAGAAACGACCTCTCTCTTCGATGTAGCACTCGTTCCTGTCTCAACGATTGGCGACCGCGACCGAACGGAACCGTTGCGCGAAATGGGAGGTCAGGGAGTTTTCACTCGTGAAGTTCAGCGGGTCGTCCTCGAGAACCATGCGGACATTGCCGTTCATTCACTCAAGGATTTACCGACCGGTCCAATCCCCGGTTTATCGCTTGCCGGAATCCCGGAACGGGCTCCCCGGTTCGATGCAATGATCCTGCCAGAAGACTCGCAAGTTCGAACGTTCGATGACCTGCCTGCTGGCTCTAGAATTGGAACCGGAAGCCCACGTCGGCAATCGCAATTGCTCTCTTCTCGAAGAGATCTCGAGTTACTCGAAATCCGTGGAAACCTCGACACACGACTTAAAAAACTCGATACCGGCGAGTACGACGCCATCATCCTGGCTGAAGCGGGTCTTCGTCGCCTCGGACTGGAACAGAGAATCAGCTTCTTGCTCACACCACCCTTGA from Thalassoglobus polymorphus includes the following:
- the hemC gene encoding hydroxymethylbilane synthase; this translates as MATEQRIIRIATRESQLAMWQANYIADRLRETTSLFDVALVPVSTIGDRDRTEPLREMGGQGVFTREVQRVVLENHADIAVHSLKDLPTGPIPGLSLAGIPERAPRFDAMILPEDSQVRTFDDLPAGSRIGTGSPRRQSQLLSSRRDLELLEIRGNLDTRLKKLDTGEYDAIILAEAGLRRLGLEQRISFLLTPPLMLPAVGQAALGIECREDDQEVIELLHQISHAQTKIEVTAERACMFTLQAGCHAPVGVLCQQDQEGLKLDAVALSPDGKARFDVSVTGDPASPAELGAEVAKQLIEQGASKYL